In Electrophorus electricus isolate fEleEle1 chromosome 14, fEleEle1.pri, whole genome shotgun sequence, a single window of DNA contains:
- the samd14 gene encoding sterile alpha motif domain-containing protein 14 isoform X2, producing the protein MEGEDSLDGKSISGAVPTSCAPLHASFGRSSPSPDLCLSSSPARRDRGLAPDLCPVTPEMRAEEQGPGMHRHLLSTSSQEQGTGRLSTSSQEALLPAASGFSGRPCSRSENSSPAHLRQGNRVRLHEGDPSLPRQTDHSQSEDDSHDFGSDEPGSPTVLLDKKTRRSFLNLGVTLRRTYGKVRKDRSNRLSAGNRETERTEARSSRSSGPPFVPFSWFSDRLRSSSSPKTSKILSEGSSQEEESEPSASLLEVPGRPGRPERSQPYRSLGDPRAEEGCGGAGPALPQKKVILPFSTSGRDRGERQNGVHRNRDGGHKEDGQKLLTT; encoded by the exons ATGGAGGGCGAAGACAGCCTTGacggaaag AGTATCAGCGGCGCCGTGCCCACCTCCTGCGCTCCTCTCCACGCCTCCTTCGGCCGCTCCTCTCCTTCCCCAGACCtttgtctctcctcttctcctgcgCGGAGGGACAGAGGCTTGGCACCAGACCTGTGCCCTGTTACGCCGGAGATGCGGGCGGAGGAACAGGGGCCAGGGATGCACAGGCACTTGCTGAGCACCTCCTCTCAGGAGCAGGGGACAGGGAGGCTGAGCACCTCCTCTCAGGAGGCCCTGCTCCCAGCTGCCTCTGGCTTCTCCGGCCGGCCCTGCAGCAGGTCGGAAAACTCCTCCCCGGCCCACCTTCGCCAGGGGAACCGGGTCCGGTTGCACGAGGGGGACCCTTCTCTCCCGCGCCAGACGGACCACTCCCAGAGTGAAG ACGACAGTCATGACTTCGGGTCTGATGAACCGGGCAGCCCCACTGTGCTACTGGACAAGAAGACCAGGCGGAGTTTCCTCAACCTGGG GGTCACCTTGCGTCGCACATATGGGAAGGTTCGGAAGGACAGAAGCAACAGACTGTCTGCAGGAAATCG GGAGACTGAGAGAACAGAGGCGCGTTCCTCGCGTTCCTCCGGCCCTCCATTTGTGCCTTTCTCCTGGTTCAGTGACAGACTTCGCTCCTCCAGCTCCCCCAAGACATCCAAAATACTCTCCGAG GGCTCAAGCCAGGAGGAGGAGTCTGAGCCCTCTGCCAGTCTCCTGGAGGTCCCTGGGAGACCCGGCAGGCCGGAGCGCTCCCAGCCGTACCGCAGCCTGGGGGACCCCCGGGCGGAGGAG GGATGTGGAGGCGCAGGACCGGCTTTGCCCCAGAAGAAGGTCATCCTCCCGTTTTCAACCAGCGGACGAGACCGGGGAGAAAGGCAGAATGGTGTCCACCGTAACAGGGACGGCGGGCACAAGGAAGACGGCCAGAAGCTACTGACCACGTGA
- the samd14 gene encoding sterile alpha motif domain-containing protein 14 isoform X1, giving the protein MSSTRLAETEEDVFDLTEAVPETQRLDSSLQKAKAQLSIKTRRHRPSRSRLRDSLSSMEGEDSLDGKSISGAVPTSCAPLHASFGRSSPSPDLCLSSSPARRDRGLAPDLCPVTPEMRAEEQGPGMHRHLLSTSSQEQGTGRLSTSSQEALLPAASGFSGRPCSRSENSSPAHLRQGNRVRLHEGDPSLPRQTDHSQSEDDSHDFGSDEPGSPTVLLDKKTRRSFLNLGVTLRRTYGKVRKDRSNRLSAGNRETERTEARSSRSSGPPFVPFSWFSDRLRSSSSPKTSKILSEGSSQEEESEPSASLLEVPGRPGRPERSQPYRSLGDPRAEEGCGGAGPALPQKKVILPFSTSGRDRGERQNGVHRNRDGGHKEDGQKLLTT; this is encoded by the exons ATGTCCTCCACCCGGCTGGCAGAGACCGAGGAAGACGTGTTTG ACTTGACAGAAGCCGTGCCCGAGACACAGAGATTGGACAGCAGTCTGCAAAAAGCTAAAGCACAACTGTCAATCAAAACGAGGCGGCACCGCCCCTCCAGGTCCCGCCTCAGAGACAGTCTGAGTTCTATGGAGGGCGAAGACAGCCTTGacggaaag AGTATCAGCGGCGCCGTGCCCACCTCCTGCGCTCCTCTCCACGCCTCCTTCGGCCGCTCCTCTCCTTCCCCAGACCtttgtctctcctcttctcctgcgCGGAGGGACAGAGGCTTGGCACCAGACCTGTGCCCTGTTACGCCGGAGATGCGGGCGGAGGAACAGGGGCCAGGGATGCACAGGCACTTGCTGAGCACCTCCTCTCAGGAGCAGGGGACAGGGAGGCTGAGCACCTCCTCTCAGGAGGCCCTGCTCCCAGCTGCCTCTGGCTTCTCCGGCCGGCCCTGCAGCAGGTCGGAAAACTCCTCCCCGGCCCACCTTCGCCAGGGGAACCGGGTCCGGTTGCACGAGGGGGACCCTTCTCTCCCGCGCCAGACGGACCACTCCCAGAGTGAAG ACGACAGTCATGACTTCGGGTCTGATGAACCGGGCAGCCCCACTGTGCTACTGGACAAGAAGACCAGGCGGAGTTTCCTCAACCTGGG GGTCACCTTGCGTCGCACATATGGGAAGGTTCGGAAGGACAGAAGCAACAGACTGTCTGCAGGAAATCG GGAGACTGAGAGAACAGAGGCGCGTTCCTCGCGTTCCTCCGGCCCTCCATTTGTGCCTTTCTCCTGGTTCAGTGACAGACTTCGCTCCTCCAGCTCCCCCAAGACATCCAAAATACTCTCCGAG GGCTCAAGCCAGGAGGAGGAGTCTGAGCCCTCTGCCAGTCTCCTGGAGGTCCCTGGGAGACCCGGCAGGCCGGAGCGCTCCCAGCCGTACCGCAGCCTGGGGGACCCCCGGGCGGAGGAG GGATGTGGAGGCGCAGGACCGGCTTTGCCCCAGAAGAAGGTCATCCTCCCGTTTTCAACCAGCGGACGAGACCGGGGAGAAAGGCAGAATGGTGTCCACCGTAACAGGGACGGCGGGCACAAGGAAGACGGCCAGAAGCTACTGACCACGTGA